The genomic stretch CACGGTTTTTCTTTATGGGATTTGTAAACTTCTTCTTCTACGGCATCAGAGATTGCCTCGATCTGTTTGTCAGATGAGCCAGAACAAATCACAAAAAAATCAGAAACAGAATTATTAATTTCCCGCAAATCCATCACCACAATATCGGAAGCTTTTTTATCTTCCATTCCTTTTACGATTATTTTACTCAGCTCTTCTGCTGTCATACTTTTTGTTTGTAATTTTACTTTTCATTTAAGCGTTACAATAAAAGGTTAAATATCCTTATTGTAAGACAAAATAACTAATTATTTTATGCATAAAATCCTTGCCAATACTGTTTTTCTCGGTAAAGATATCATTTACATGACAGAGTGTCATTCTACCAATGAAATTGCAGCCGATATGATCAAAGAGGGCACCGCTAAAGAAGGCAGCATTATCCTTACCGATAACCAAACCAAAGGCAGAGGACAAAGGGGAAACAGATGGTATAGTGAGCCAGGCAAAAACCTGACTTTTTCACTGGTCTTGGCACCTGTATTTTTGTCAGCATCGGCCCAGTTTGATTTGAACAGGTTGGTTTCAAATGCCGTCAAAGATGCCTTGATCAAGTATACAGAAGGAATAAAGGTGAAATGGCCCAATGATATAGTCCATGTAGGTCATGGCAAGCTTGGAGGCATCCTGATAGAAAACAGCCTGACACAGTCTCGCATTCAAACCTCGGTGGTCGGAATCGGTCTGAACCTGAACCAGCTGGATTTTGCTTTTCCTGGACCAACCTCCTTAGCCGTTTTGTCAGGTCGTCAGGTAGATAAATGGGACTTACTGAATGATGTCCTTGTGGAGATAGAAAAACGCTATATCCAGGTAAAGAAAGGAGAAGTTGATAGGTTGAGAGAAGATTATTGGCAGGATCTCTACCGCCGTGAAGAATGGGCCGCCTACGAGGATGATGGAGGTATTTATGAAGGAATGATTACCGGAATTACAACAGAAGGGAAGTTGATCATCAAGAAAAGGGGCGGAAATGAAAACCAATATGCATTTAAGGAGGTTAAATTTCTGTAAGCGAGGTAATATTTCATAATGTCTACAGGATTGAGTAAATTTGTGAGCTGAAAATTTTGATAAAAATCATAACTACATGTCAGAAACTAAATCAAAGTACGTCAAGTATAAAGTAAAAGATATTTCTTTGGCCGATTGGGGACGCAAAGAAATCAGATTGGCTGAAGCAGAGATGCCAGGTTTGATGGCATTGAGAGCCGAATATGGAGCATCCAAGCCTCTGCAAGGTGCCAGAATAGCAGGATGTCTCCATATGACCATCCAGACTGCGGTATTGATAGAGACATTGGTGGAACTTGGGGCTGAGGTGACTTGGTCTTCCTGTAATATTTTCTCCACGCAGGACCATGCCGCTGCGGCTATTGCTGCTGCTGGCATCCCCGTATATGCTTGGAAGGGAATGAACGAAGAGGAATTTGATTGGTGCATCGAGCAAACTTTATTCTTTGGAGAGGACAAGCAGCCGTTGAACATGATCCTGGATGACGGCGGGGATTTGACCAATATGGTATTGGACAAGTATCCTGAATTGGTCCAAGGAATCAAAGGAGTGTCTGAAGAAACCACAACCGGTGTGCACAGACTTTATGAGCGGATGAAAAACGGTACCCTTCCAATGCCGGCTATTAACGTTAACGATTCGGTGACCAAATCCAAGTTTGACAACAAATACGGCTGTAAGGAATCCTTGGTGGATGCCATCAGAAGAGCTACCGATGTGATGCTTGCTGGAAAAGTAGCTGTAGTGGCTGGATATGGTGACGTAGGAAAAGGTTCTGCGGCTTCATTGAGAGGAGCAGGTGCCAGGGTGATTGTATCGGAAATAGATCCTATCTGTGCTTTGCAAGCGTCTATGGACGGTTTTGAAGTGAAGAAAATGATAAATGCTGCTGCTGAAGCAGACATCGTGGTGACGGCTACTGGTAATAAGGACATCATCACGGGGGAACATTTTAAAGTAATGAAGGACAAAACCATCGTTTGTAACATTGGACACTTTGACAATGAGATAGACGTGGCTTGGCTAAACGAAAACTTCGGTGACACCAAAGACGAAATCAAGCCTCAGGTGGACCTTTATAATGTCAATGGCAATGACATCATCCTATTGGCAGAAGGAAGACTTGTGAACTTGGGCTGTGCCACTGGGCACCCGTCTTTTGTAATGTCCAATTCATTTACGAATCAGACCTTGGCACAAATGGAACTTTGGAGTAATACCGATCAGTATGGGAACAAAGTATATGTGCTTCCCAAGCACCTTGACGAAAAGGTGGCGGCCTTGCACCTAGCTAAACTTAGCGTGGA from Echinicola soli encodes the following:
- the rsfS gene encoding ribosome silencing factor; this translates as MTAEELSKIIVKGMEDKKASDIVVMDLREINNSVSDFFVICSGSSDKQIEAISDAVEEEVYKSHKEKPWRNEGKSTNQWVLVDFIDVVAHIFLNDKRDFYGLEELWGDAKITEIN
- a CDS encoding biotin--[acetyl-CoA-carboxylase] ligase, yielding MHKILANTVFLGKDIIYMTECHSTNEIAADMIKEGTAKEGSIILTDNQTKGRGQRGNRWYSEPGKNLTFSLVLAPVFLSASAQFDLNRLVSNAVKDALIKYTEGIKVKWPNDIVHVGHGKLGGILIENSLTQSRIQTSVVGIGLNLNQLDFAFPGPTSLAVLSGRQVDKWDLLNDVLVEIEKRYIQVKKGEVDRLREDYWQDLYRREEWAAYEDDGGIYEGMITGITTEGKLIIKKRGGNENQYAFKEVKFL
- the ahcY gene encoding adenosylhomocysteinase — protein: MSETKSKYVKYKVKDISLADWGRKEIRLAEAEMPGLMALRAEYGASKPLQGARIAGCLHMTIQTAVLIETLVELGAEVTWSSCNIFSTQDHAAAAIAAAGIPVYAWKGMNEEEFDWCIEQTLFFGEDKQPLNMILDDGGDLTNMVLDKYPELVQGIKGVSEETTTGVHRLYERMKNGTLPMPAINVNDSVTKSKFDNKYGCKESLVDAIRRATDVMLAGKVAVVAGYGDVGKGSAASLRGAGARVIVSEIDPICALQASMDGFEVKKMINAAAEADIVVTATGNKDIITGEHFKVMKDKTIVCNIGHFDNEIDVAWLNENFGDTKDEIKPQVDLYNVNGNDIILLAEGRLVNLGCATGHPSFVMSNSFTNQTLAQMELWSNTDQYGNKVYVLPKHLDEKVAALHLAKLSVELDELTEDQAKYIGVEVAGPYKPDYYRY